A part of Kitasatospora acidiphila genomic DNA contains:
- a CDS encoding LysR family transcriptional regulator has translation MHERSQSASAQSALAQPSLAQPSFELGPDAPGVILAPRLAQFAAVARLEHITRAAEELGMPQPTLSRAIARLEAELGVALLARQGRAVRLTRAGRLLLDAVERALAELDRGAAAMLAETDPASGRVAFGFLHTMGTDAVPALLRGFRADHPGVRFQLVQDYVAAMLERLRAGELDLCLVSPIPSEPELTARQLDEQQLYLAVPADHRLAVRRRIRLAEAAEEPFVAVEYGYGLRTITDEFCAQAGFTPRIAFEGEDTETLRGLVAAGLGVALLPPGLVPRPGVVELAVTAPRTRRAIGLAWVTGRPLPPPAEAFRDFVLARRGRLLDHG, from the coding sequence ATGCATGAGCGGTCCCAGTCGGCGTCGGCCCAGTCCGCGTTGGCCCAGCCTTCGTTGGCCCAGCCTTCGTTCGAGCTCGGCCCCGATGCCCCGGGCGTCATCCTGGCGCCCCGGCTGGCCCAGTTCGCCGCCGTGGCGCGACTGGAGCACATCACCCGGGCCGCGGAGGAACTGGGCATGCCGCAGCCCACGCTGTCCCGAGCGATCGCCCGGTTGGAGGCGGAGCTGGGGGTCGCCCTGCTGGCCCGGCAGGGCCGCGCGGTGCGGCTGACCAGGGCGGGTCGGCTGCTGCTCGACGCGGTCGAGCGGGCGCTGGCCGAGCTGGACCGGGGCGCGGCGGCGATGCTGGCCGAGACCGACCCGGCGAGCGGCCGGGTGGCCTTCGGGTTTCTCCACACCATGGGGACGGATGCGGTCCCGGCGCTGCTGCGCGGCTTCAGGGCCGACCATCCGGGGGTGAGGTTCCAACTGGTGCAGGACTATGTGGCGGCGATGCTGGAACGGCTGCGCGCCGGTGAGCTGGACCTCTGCCTGGTCTCGCCGATTCCGTCCGAGCCCGAGTTGACGGCCCGCCAACTGGACGAGCAGCAGCTTTACTTGGCGGTTCCGGCCGACCACCGGCTGGCGGTGCGGCGGCGGATCCGGCTGGCGGAGGCGGCGGAGGAGCCGTTCGTCGCGGTGGAGTACGGCTACGGGCTGCGCACCATCACGGACGAGTTCTGCGCCCAGGCCGGCTTCACTCCGCGGATCGCCTTCGAGGGTGAGGACACCGAGACGCTGCGCGGCTTGGTCGCGGCCGGGCTCGGGGTGGCGCTGCTGCCGCCGGGTCTGGTGCCGCGGCCCGGGGTGGTCGAGCTGGCGGTGACGGCGCCGCGCACCCGGCGGGCGATCGGGCTCGCCTGGGTGACCGGCCGGCCGCTGCCGCCGCCAGCCGAGGCGTTCCGCGACTTCGTGCTCGCTCGGCGGGGGCGGTTGTTGGATCACGGGTGA
- a CDS encoding MFS transporter produces the protein MPSADTGAFAASAPDAAPTPAVAPTPTSAAPQTDGTPHTVGTPQAGGTPHTGGTPETDGTPQAAAPPQADTRLLPGQRDFRRSNLALFAAGIATFVLLYSTQGLLPLLAADLSLTPGQASWTASAATLGLALGLLPASALSDRFGRTAVMTGSMAAASLIAVALPFAPDLTTLVALRAIQGAALAGLPATAMAYLAEEVHPSALASAMGLYVAGNSIGGMGGRLVAGWSAAAWGWRWGLVSSALLALAATVAFRLLIPPARHFRRSPVDARALRRTVGSHLRNPLLLRLYGLGLLFMAVFGAVYNTVGFRLIAAPFHLPQSVAASIFVVYLVGTASSAGAGRLAARLGRRGALYTAIGCTTAGLLLSLTDSLTGALLGLVLITAGFFAGHATASSAVGRTATHGRAQASALYLIAYYLGNSLGGTLGADAYHAVGWPGSAAVGLTAMALAAGVTLYATRQAIAARRSAGVGTLPA, from the coding sequence ATGCCCTCCGCCGATACCGGGGCATTCGCCGCCAGCGCGCCGGATGCCGCCCCAACCCCCGCCGTCGCCCCTACGCCAACCTCCGCCGCCCCACAGACCGATGGGACCCCACACACCGTTGGGACCCCGCAGGCCGGTGGGACCCCACACACCGGTGGGACCCCGGAGACCGATGGGACCCCGCAGGCTGCCGCACCCCCGCAGGCCGACACCCGCCTGCTGCCCGGGCAGCGCGACTTCCGCCGCTCCAACCTGGCGCTCTTCGCCGCCGGTATCGCCACCTTCGTCCTGCTCTACTCCACCCAGGGCCTGCTGCCGCTGCTCGCCGCCGACCTCTCGCTGACCCCCGGTCAGGCCAGCTGGACCGCCTCCGCCGCCACCCTGGGTCTGGCGCTCGGCCTGCTGCCGGCCAGCGCGCTGTCCGACCGGTTCGGCCGCACCGCGGTGATGACCGGCTCGATGGCGGCCGCCTCACTGATCGCCGTCGCGCTGCCGTTCGCCCCCGACCTCACCACCCTGGTCGCCCTGCGCGCCATCCAGGGCGCGGCACTGGCCGGGCTGCCCGCCACCGCGATGGCCTACCTGGCCGAAGAGGTGCACCCGAGCGCCCTGGCCTCCGCGATGGGGCTCTATGTGGCCGGCAACAGCATCGGCGGCATGGGCGGACGGCTGGTCGCCGGCTGGTCCGCCGCCGCCTGGGGCTGGCGCTGGGGCCTGGTCTCCTCGGCCCTGCTGGCGCTGGCCGCCACCGTCGCGTTCCGGCTGCTGATCCCGCCCGCGCGGCACTTCCGCCGCTCCCCGGTCGACGCCCGGGCGCTGCGCCGCACCGTCGGTTCCCATCTGCGCAACCCGCTGCTGCTGCGGCTCTACGGTCTGGGCCTGCTCTTCATGGCGGTCTTCGGCGCGGTCTACAACACCGTCGGCTTCCGGCTGATCGCCGCACCCTTCCACCTGCCGCAGTCGGTGGCCGCCTCGATCTTCGTGGTCTACCTGGTCGGCACCGCCTCCTCGGCCGGCGCAGGTCGGCTGGCCGCCCGGCTCGGGCGCCGCGGTGCGCTCTACACCGCGATCGGCTGCACCACCGCGGGCCTGCTGCTCTCCCTCACCGACTCACTGACCGGCGCCCTGCTCGGCCTGGTGCTGATCACCGCCGGCTTCTTCGCCGGCCACGCCACCGCCTCGTCCGCCGTCGGCCGCACCGCTACCCACGGCCGCGCCCAGGCCTCCGCCCTCTACCTGATCGCCTACTACCTGGGCAACAGCCTCGGCGGCACCCTGGGCGCCGACGCCTACCACGCCGTCGGCTGGCCGGGGTCGGCGGCGGTCGGCCTCACCGCGATGGCCCTCGCGGCGGGCGTCACCCTCTACGCGACCCGGCAGGCGATCGCAGCCCGGCGGTCGGCGGGCGTGGGTACGCTTCCGGCATGA